A genomic segment from Limibacillus halophilus encodes:
- the rfbB gene encoding dTDP-glucose 4,6-dehydratase yields the protein MRFLVTGGAGFIGSALVRDLIANGEEVVTLDSLTYAGHVESLVDALQSSKHCFERADIRDRATVEEVFQRHQPDIVLHLAAESHVDRSIDSPMDFVTTNVVGTVNMLDAATHHWRGLSGAKKAAFRFLHVSTDEVYGSLGPTGVFTEDTPYQPNSPYSASKASSDHFARAWNRTFGLPVLISHCSNNYGPFQMPEKLIPVIVLAAMEGRPIPIYGTGTNVRDWLFVDDHVSALIAIATKGQPGGIYNVGADQEITNIDMARRICAWMDRLLPDSPHAPHANLIEFVADRPGHDLRYAIDSTRVRNELGWAPRQGLEEGLGRTVRWYVENDWWWRGIRDGGFEDSARQGLSGGV from the coding sequence ATGCGATTTTTGGTTACAGGTGGGGCTGGGTTTATTGGCTCGGCGTTGGTGCGTGATCTGATTGCTAACGGTGAAGAGGTCGTCACGCTCGACAGCCTCACTTATGCCGGTCATGTAGAATCGCTGGTCGATGCGCTGCAGTCATCAAAGCATTGTTTCGAACGCGCTGATATCCGCGACCGAGCGACGGTAGAAGAGGTGTTCCAGCGGCACCAGCCTGATATCGTCTTGCATCTGGCCGCCGAATCTCATGTCGACCGTTCCATTGACAGTCCAATGGACTTCGTCACAACGAATGTAGTGGGAACGGTCAACATGCTGGACGCCGCGACGCATCATTGGCGCGGATTATCCGGCGCCAAGAAAGCCGCGTTTCGGTTTCTTCACGTTTCCACCGACGAGGTCTATGGCTCACTTGGTCCTACGGGCGTCTTTACGGAAGACACTCCCTACCAGCCGAATTCGCCCTATTCGGCAAGCAAAGCATCTTCGGATCACTTTGCGCGTGCTTGGAATCGGACGTTTGGTCTGCCGGTTCTTATTAGCCATTGCTCGAATAACTATGGGCCGTTTCAAATGCCCGAGAAACTGATTCCCGTGATTGTCCTGGCGGCAATGGAAGGGCGGCCGATCCCGATCTACGGCACCGGCACGAACGTTCGTGACTGGCTGTTCGTGGATGATCATGTCAGCGCGCTGATCGCCATTGCGACGAAAGGGCAGCCGGGGGGAATCTATAATGTGGGTGCGGACCAGGAGATAACGAACATCGATATGGCGCGTCGCATCTGTGCCTGGATGGACCGCTTGTTGCCGGATTCGCCGCATGCCCCCCATGCCAATCTCATTGAGTTCGTGGCTGACCGGCCCGGACATGACCTGCGCTATGCGATTGATTCAACGCGGGTGCGCAACGAGCTGGGGTGGGCGCCACGGCAAGGCTTGGAGGAGGGCCTGGGCCGAACCGTGCGTTGGTATGTCGAGAACGATTGGTGGTGGCGAGGAATTCGTGACGGGGGTTTTGAGGATTCCGCACGGCAAGGGTTGTCCGGCGGTGTCTGA
- the rfbA gene encoding glucose-1-phosphate thymidylyltransferase RfbA, translating into MKGIILAGGAGTRLHPLTQVVSKQLLPVYDKPMIYYPLSTLMLAGVRDILIITTPHEQHAFQHLLGDGSQFGIALSYAVQPEPKGLAQAYHIGADFVGSDSSILILGDNIFFGHGLSAMLENAAQGRRGATVFAYRVSDPERYGVVAFDKEGCATSIEEKPARPKSHWAVTGLYLYDEQVIDIARDVRPSARGELEITDINRRYLERGELQVERMGRGFAWLDAGTHDSLLDAGSFIRSLEERQGLKIACLEEIALDRKYITEEDVERIAESYGKSSYGRYLIEILEERRGGWALGSGTGR; encoded by the coding sequence ATGAAGGGCATCATTCTGGCAGGCGGCGCAGGGACGCGGCTACATCCGTTAACTCAGGTTGTCAGCAAACAGCTCCTACCGGTTTACGACAAGCCGATGATCTATTATCCGCTGTCGACACTAATGCTGGCTGGGGTGCGCGATATTCTGATTATTACGACACCGCACGAACAGCACGCCTTTCAACATCTCCTGGGGGACGGTAGCCAGTTTGGCATTGCGCTTAGCTATGCGGTTCAGCCGGAGCCCAAAGGTCTTGCGCAGGCCTACCATATCGGCGCCGACTTTGTTGGGAGCGATAGCAGCATCCTCATTCTGGGCGACAACATCTTTTTCGGGCATGGGCTATCGGCAATGCTGGAGAACGCCGCCCAGGGGCGAAGGGGCGCAACGGTATTCGCCTACCGGGTCAGTGATCCAGAGCGCTACGGCGTCGTTGCTTTCGACAAGGAGGGATGTGCGACCTCGATTGAGGAGAAACCGGCGCGTCCCAAATCCCATTGGGCCGTTACTGGGCTCTACCTTTATGATGAGCAGGTGATTGATATCGCACGTGATGTCCGCCCATCGGCGCGTGGGGAATTGGAGATCACCGATATCAATAGGCGCTATCTTGAAAGGGGAGAGTTGCAGGTTGAACGCATGGGACGGGGCTTTGCCTGGCTGGACGCAGGCACCCACGATTCTCTGCTGGATGCCGGGAGCTTCATCCGGTCGCTGGAAGAACGTCAGGGTTTGAAGATTGCCTGTCTTGAGGAGATCGCTCTCGACCGAAAATACATTACCGAAGAGGATGTCGAGCGCATTGCGGAAAGCTACGGTAAAAGCTCCTATGGGCGTTATCTCATCGAGATTCTGGAGGAGCGCAGGGGAGGCTGGGCACTAGGGTCCGGTACCGGGCGCTGA
- a CDS encoding rhamnan synthesis F family protein, whose protein sequence is MGIYHAYKLVIRRIYKLYKHVGIILSILRGYLRFKQSFIRRDIEGTGALAQQHSVAVFIHWEAKGFVHPYVVHYLEALREAGFSILFVTNAPKLPERSIEILKPLCMRILWRKNVGYDFGAYKEAVLYLEDQLPHLDRLMLANDSVYGPLMPLNRSLQRADPALADVWSMTDSWERRYHLQSYFLLLYPRALKSQEFLSFWKQIRYVNNKAFVISKYELGFTRAMLRGGLNVHALYPYEEIVAKVVEAWGSGARNTRELRKLHERTRAFVDQILDFIITGMPVNPTHFLWDQLVLRMGFPFVKRELLTQNPGNVPWLTLWEGIIRQASEYDTRMIRDHLKAHSQQR, encoded by the coding sequence ATGGGCATTTACCATGCTTACAAGCTTGTGATTCGGAGAATCTACAAGCTCTACAAACACGTCGGCATCATCCTTTCGATCCTCAGGGGCTATCTGAGGTTCAAGCAGAGTTTCATCCGCCGCGACATTGAGGGGACCGGCGCTCTCGCACAGCAACATTCCGTTGCTGTCTTCATACACTGGGAAGCGAAAGGTTTCGTGCATCCCTACGTCGTGCATTATCTGGAAGCGTTGCGCGAGGCCGGATTCTCCATCCTTTTCGTAACCAACGCGCCAAAACTTCCGGAGCGATCTATTGAAATTCTCAAGCCGCTTTGCATGCGAATCCTCTGGCGTAAGAACGTCGGATATGATTTCGGCGCATACAAGGAAGCGGTGCTCTATCTGGAAGACCAGCTGCCGCACTTGGATCGCTTGATGCTTGCCAACGATAGCGTCTATGGGCCGCTTATGCCTTTGAACCGCTCGTTGCAACGCGCGGATCCGGCTTTGGCTGACGTCTGGTCGATGACCGACAGCTGGGAACGCCGCTATCACCTGCAATCCTATTTTCTGCTGCTTTATCCCAGGGCTTTGAAGTCACAAGAATTTCTGAGTTTTTGGAAGCAGATTCGCTATGTGAACAACAAGGCTTTCGTTATTTCCAAGTATGAATTGGGTTTCACGCGGGCCATGCTAAGAGGCGGCCTGAATGTACATGCGCTTTATCCTTATGAGGAAATCGTTGCAAAGGTGGTTGAGGCTTGGGGAAGCGGCGCTCGCAACACGCGGGAACTCCGCAAACTGCATGAGCGCACCCGCGCTTTCGTCGATCAGATTCTCGACTTCATCATTACCGGAATGCCGGTCAATCCCACGCACTTCCTTTGGGATCAACTCGTTTTGAGGATGGGCTTTCCCTTCGTGAAGCGCGAGCTACTCACACAGAACCCCGGGAATGTTCCCTGGTTGACGTTATGGGAAGGTATTATACGGCAAGCGAGCGAGTACGACACGCGGATGATCCGCGACCACCTCAAGGCCCACTCGCAACAGCGATAA
- a CDS encoding Rap1a/Tai family immunity protein, with protein MAQKTILMIALLGGFLAWHDPVNAQEPVVPCELLDTCQQDELQGLIAPSTLTSVRRFVTAASLYDLCVGNDEEQAVCRFYIAGVHDSAEMVYWRNDQEPPWCPVDGFTSSTLQEVVLDYLDNHPEVDPLPAAHAVTQAFSEGLICN; from the coding sequence ATGGCCCAAAAGACTATTCTGATGATAGCCTTGCTGGGTGGATTCCTAGCATGGCATGACCCGGTCAATGCGCAGGAACCGGTGGTTCCATGCGAACTGCTGGACACCTGTCAGCAAGATGAACTGCAGGGTTTGATCGCGCCTAGCACTTTGACCTCCGTGCGGCGTTTCGTTACCGCTGCCTCACTCTATGACCTTTGCGTCGGCAATGACGAAGAACAGGCGGTCTGCCGTTTTTACATCGCCGGCGTACATGATTCGGCGGAAATGGTTTATTGGCGTAATGACCAGGAACCTCCCTGGTGTCCGGTGGACGGATTTACCTCCAGCACCCTGCAAGAGGTTGTCCTCGACTATCTCGACAATCACCCCGAAGTCGATCCTCTTCCTGCCGCCCATGCGGTAACCCAAGCTTTCTCAGAAGGCCTCATCTGCAATTGA
- a CDS encoding methyltransferase domain-containing protein, producing MTQQQQNNPPPPDWNAEVRWTLGEDRSFACPVCRTTAKQAFHLSLEVWPGRYWDLFRCRSCASLSFPDGCAGDYEAEWVSPSFQAFRERRYIEVGAALDVILQPLYRVAHTAVGRYLEVGAGYGFSVDFARAQLGWDAYGIDPAPEAKRGAEALGWRLLPEYLGPDLELPGGCVDLVLASEVIEHLADPHRFLEDIKLAVASNGVLIITTPDADAVTPDAAHPDLTGLLAPGWHLVLFNQDSLTDLLAEHGFEHREVHRDGQSLIAVASMTKQDQPPAGGLDRHAYQAYLDRRRVDLKDHASLSVSLNYRLYKDLVNQGRFDEAGTILVDLNDAFNRHFSIGFDVPDSVEPAYPSPTDNAALSRLSPMNLPGAAYFRGIHAFLGERDNAAALAYYRLAVRGFVQLHRLFDSTALPDAEAGQLLERLGHNIAMVCSPGDASEVFNALTAVEGCNRNLEAAQRQALEVLLNRGMLDAADLLLERFRSDLHAGRYADLKRYHRKVQTFVAAVNGGDMKAASGAVDELRSDAVTLDLANGFAWVLLQYHAAILASLQGSPDPALFRQSAAAAAELAGRLRDGGISADWAEDYYAAAVFQELKAGGQDGEHHATGTLANRIQEAKALMGEQVAAKLQQKMKVSKM from the coding sequence GTGACGCAGCAGCAACAGAACAACCCGCCGCCGCCGGATTGGAATGCGGAGGTTCGCTGGACACTCGGCGAGGATCGTAGCTTTGCCTGTCCGGTTTGCAGGACGACCGCAAAGCAAGCTTTCCATCTCAGCTTAGAGGTGTGGCCCGGTCGCTATTGGGATCTCTTCCGTTGCCGAAGCTGCGCATCGCTTTCTTTCCCCGACGGGTGCGCTGGCGACTATGAAGCCGAATGGGTCAGCCCGTCGTTCCAGGCCTTTCGCGAGCGGCGGTACATCGAAGTCGGTGCCGCGCTGGATGTGATCCTCCAGCCGCTCTACCGGGTCGCACACACGGCGGTAGGGCGCTATCTGGAGGTGGGGGCGGGCTACGGGTTCTCGGTAGATTTCGCACGGGCACAATTGGGATGGGATGCCTACGGTATCGATCCGGCGCCGGAAGCTAAACGAGGGGCCGAAGCATTGGGTTGGCGCTTGCTTCCGGAGTATTTGGGTCCCGATCTTGAGTTGCCGGGAGGCTGTGTCGATCTGGTGTTGGCTTCGGAGGTGATCGAACACCTGGCAGATCCTCATCGATTTTTGGAAGATATCAAACTGGCCGTGGCATCAAACGGCGTGCTGATTATCACGACGCCCGATGCCGATGCCGTTACGCCGGATGCGGCGCATCCCGACCTGACGGGACTGTTGGCGCCCGGTTGGCACCTCGTTCTTTTCAACCAGGACAGCCTTACCGATCTGCTAGCCGAGCATGGTTTCGAACACAGGGAAGTTCACCGCGATGGCCAAAGTTTAATTGCCGTTGCATCCATGACCAAACAGGATCAGCCACCAGCAGGTGGTTTGGATCGCCACGCCTATCAAGCTTACCTCGATCGCCGGCGGGTCGATCTTAAGGATCATGCATCCTTGAGCGTCAGCTTGAACTACCGGCTCTACAAGGACCTGGTGAACCAAGGGCGTTTCGACGAGGCCGGGACAATCCTTGTTGACCTGAACGATGCTTTTAACAGGCATTTTTCTATCGGTTTCGATGTTCCCGATAGCGTCGAACCGGCTTACCCATCGCCCACCGACAACGCGGCGTTGTCGCGTTTAAGTCCCATGAATCTTCCTGGCGCGGCTTATTTCCGTGGTATCCATGCGTTCTTGGGTGAACGCGACAATGCCGCGGCGCTGGCTTACTATCGTCTGGCGGTTCGCGGCTTCGTGCAGCTTCACCGCTTGTTCGATTCAACGGCCTTGCCGGACGCAGAAGCAGGCCAGTTGCTGGAGCGTCTCGGTCACAATATCGCAATGGTATGCAGTCCGGGGGATGCTTCGGAGGTATTCAATGCCTTGACGGCCGTGGAGGGCTGTAATCGGAATTTGGAGGCAGCGCAGCGTCAGGCTCTCGAAGTTTTATTGAATCGAGGGATGTTGGACGCGGCCGATCTTTTGCTGGAGCGTTTTCGAAGCGACTTGCATGCTGGCCGGTATGCCGATCTGAAGCGCTATCATCGCAAGGTTCAAACCTTTGTAGCGGCCGTTAATGGCGGCGATATGAAAGCTGCTAGCGGCGCCGTTGATGAGCTTCGATCCGATGCCGTAACCCTTGATCTCGCGAACGGTTTTGCTTGGGTTTTGCTGCAGTATCATGCCGCCATCCTTGCAAGCCTTCAGGGGAGCCCCGACCCGGCATTGTTCCGCCAAAGCGCCGCCGCCGCCGCCGAGCTTGCGGGTCGTTTACGAGATGGAGGTATCTCCGCCGATTGGGCGGAAGATTACTACGCCGCGGCGGTCTTTCAGGAACTGAAGGCGGGCGGTCAAGACGGTGAGCATCACGCGACCGGCACTCTGGCGAATCGCATCCAGGAAGCCAAGGCTCTCATGGGAGAGCAAGTAGCAGCGAAACTGCAGCAGAAAATGAAAGTAAGCAAAATGTGA
- a CDS encoding glycosyltransferase family 2 protein has product MTQELDVIVVNWFAGPLLTQCLTSLKRASSGGVSLSRVIIVDHGSEDGPLDRAVNAEAALQLPLTVLTDHSNPGYGAGANKGARAGSADYLLFLNPDVYLTEQNLTAALDLLRQDSDHRCGIVGIALKDGKGDVTRSCARFPTPGGLLAEALGLPKLWPNRFKSLFMTEWEHSENREVDHVMGAFWLMRRADFERLGGFDETFFMYLEDVDFSYRARAAGLASRFIATTSAQHIGGGTTRRLSQGHRLAFWLDARLTYARKHFNLAGRAVTWSALFLAEPLARLVWALRKGSADRLISVFEGYWIFFTRNRGRDVPPPDKIGTS; this is encoded by the coding sequence TTGACCCAAGAGCTGGATGTCATTGTCGTCAACTGGTTCGCAGGACCGCTGCTGACGCAGTGCCTGACTTCCTTGAAGCGTGCGAGTAGCGGTGGCGTTTCCTTAAGTCGGGTGATCATCGTCGATCACGGCTCTGAAGACGGCCCGCTCGACCGGGCAGTCAATGCCGAGGCCGCGCTACAGCTTCCGCTGACGGTCCTGACGGATCACAGTAATCCCGGCTATGGCGCAGGGGCCAATAAAGGCGCGCGTGCCGGATCGGCCGACTATCTTCTTTTCCTCAATCCCGATGTTTACTTGACCGAGCAAAATCTGACTGCCGCCCTGGATCTCCTCCGACAGGATAGCGATCATCGTTGTGGTATCGTCGGTATCGCGCTCAAAGATGGTAAGGGGGACGTTACCCGCAGTTGCGCACGCTTTCCCACGCCAGGTGGCTTGCTCGCAGAAGCCTTGGGTTTGCCAAAGCTATGGCCAAACCGGTTCAAGTCGCTTTTCATGACGGAGTGGGAACATTCTGAAAACCGTGAAGTAGACCATGTGATGGGCGCTTTCTGGCTCATGCGGCGCGCCGACTTCGAAAGGTTGGGCGGTTTCGACGAGACCTTCTTTATGTACTTGGAGGATGTGGATTTCAGCTATCGCGCCCGGGCCGCCGGTCTCGCAAGTCGTTTCATCGCCACCACCAGCGCGCAACACATAGGCGGCGGAACGACCCGACGCTTGTCGCAAGGCCACCGGCTCGCATTCTGGCTCGATGCACGCCTGACTTACGCTCGCAAACATTTTAACCTTGCAGGGCGCGCCGTAACCTGGTCGGCCTTGTTTCTGGCCGAGCCCCTGGCGCGGTTGGTTTGGGCTCTTCGCAAAGGCTCTGCCGATCGGCTGATTTCAGTGTTCGAAGGTTACTGGATTTTCTTTACCAGAAACCGTGGGCGTGACGTTCCCCCGCCGGATAAGATCGGAACGTCATGA
- a CDS encoding prepilin peptidase has translation MAPGINIIAILLVGAAIGSFISALVERLPDCKGLVAGRSRCPDCGETLKVRDLIPLVSYLLLGGACRACGKAIAWVYPVAELGALFLALTVIVVFRDPATAPGTLWLAAGLGWCLLALILADVRRFLLPDMLVLPLMAAGIASVFLEPQAQWQSIGMARIFGAALGFVLMEAVRRLYFWIRGRDGLGFGDVKLMAAGGAWLGWPLLPHSLALAGILGLVTVFILRLTGRVLGPSDALPFGAFLAPAIWILWILGKTAPDFIGILVGF, from the coding sequence GTGGCGCCGGGAATCAATATCATAGCGATACTTCTGGTTGGAGCGGCTATCGGCTCCTTCATATCCGCATTGGTCGAACGCTTGCCGGACTGTAAGGGCTTGGTAGCGGGGCGGTCGCGTTGTCCCGATTGCGGAGAAACCTTGAAGGTGCGCGATTTGATTCCGCTGGTGTCCTATCTATTGCTGGGAGGTGCCTGCCGGGCCTGTGGTAAAGCCATTGCTTGGGTTTATCCCGTCGCCGAGTTGGGCGCTCTCTTCCTCGCATTAACCGTGATCGTGGTATTTCGTGATCCGGCGACAGCGCCTGGAACGCTCTGGCTTGCAGCTGGTTTGGGTTGGTGTCTGCTGGCGTTGATCCTGGCTGACGTTCGCCGATTCCTGCTCCCCGACATGCTCGTGCTGCCGCTCATGGCTGCGGGGATCGCCAGCGTGTTTCTCGAGCCACAGGCGCAATGGCAGTCGATTGGCATGGCGAGAATATTTGGTGCCGCTCTTGGCTTTGTTTTGATGGAAGCCGTGCGCCGCCTTTATTTTTGGATACGCGGTCGCGATGGTCTGGGCTTTGGCGATGTGAAGCTGATGGCAGCGGGCGGCGCTTGGCTCGGTTGGCCGTTGTTACCTCACAGTTTGGCTTTGGCGGGCATTTTGGGACTCGTCACGGTGTTCATTCTCAGGCTTACCGGGCGCGTACTGGGGCCGAGCGACGCCCTGCCATTCGGTGCATTTCTCGCGCCTGCCATCTGGATTCTCTGGATTCTGGGGAAAACCGCCCCGGATTTCATCGGCATTCTGGTTGGTTTCTAA
- the rfbC gene encoding dTDP-4-dehydrorhamnose 3,5-epimerase, translating into MKTIKTELEGVVIVEPQRFGDHRGFFSETYNKARFEAAGLTLDFVQDNHSLSQEVHTVRGLHYQSPPFAQDKLVRVIRGSILDVAVDIRRGSPTYGRHVAVELSADNWRQLLVPVGFAHGFCTLEQDCEVIYKVTNYYAPECDAGIHWCDPDIGIAWPVTTGQAIVSQKDAGLPLFGDIVSPFDYDE; encoded by the coding sequence ATGAAAACAATAAAAACGGAACTGGAGGGCGTGGTTATCGTCGAACCACAACGGTTCGGCGACCACCGGGGTTTTTTCTCTGAAACCTACAACAAGGCGCGGTTCGAAGCGGCTGGGCTTACCCTGGATTTCGTTCAGGACAATCACTCCTTGTCGCAGGAGGTTCATACGGTCAGGGGGTTGCATTATCAGTCGCCACCCTTTGCTCAGGACAAATTGGTTCGGGTGATCCGTGGCAGCATACTCGATGTCGCGGTGGATATTCGTCGTGGCTCTCCCACTTACGGGCGGCATGTAGCGGTTGAACTGAGCGCCGATAACTGGCGCCAGCTTCTCGTGCCCGTTGGTTTTGCTCACGGATTTTGCACGCTGGAGCAAGATTGCGAGGTGATATACAAGGTAACGAATTATTATGCGCCTGAATGCGATGCTGGCATTCATTGGTGCGATCCGGACATTGGCATTGCTTGGCCGGTGACCACGGGGCAGGCAATCGTCTCACAGAAAGATGCCGGACTGCCTCTGTTTGGAGATATCGTCAGTCCATTCGACTACGACGAATAA
- a CDS encoding glycosyltransferase family protein — MKITLLARYGRLGASSRLRCHDLVPLLESRGVACRTQVLFPDSYVEALYQGRRYGAAKVTGHYADRWQALRQLPAKAPVLLQVEALPFLPYTVERRLLDGRPYLLDCDDAWFHRYDQHHNPLVRGLLGRKIDRLMAGSACVLAGNHYVAERARASGAASVEILPTTLDVGAYDNLPPPDRTPATVGWIGAPQNCAYLTPLVPALKTLQAKEGLRLRVVSASKPDLGGLDFDFEPWNETTEIASIGRFDIGIMPLPDSPWERGKSGFKLVQYMAAGRAAIASPVGENRSILADPSLGILASSPAEWKTALAALAQSAEWRLAMGRAARTKARATYDRSLAADRLATIIGAL; from the coding sequence ATGAAGATCACGCTCCTTGCCCGCTATGGCCGCCTGGGCGCCAGCAGCCGTCTACGCTGCCATGATCTCGTTCCGCTGCTAGAAAGCAGGGGTGTAGCGTGCCGCACGCAGGTTTTGTTCCCTGATTCTTACGTGGAGGCGCTCTATCAAGGACGGCGTTATGGTGCAGCAAAGGTGACGGGCCATTACGCCGACCGTTGGCAAGCGCTCCGGCAATTGCCTGCGAAGGCCCCCGTGTTGTTGCAGGTCGAGGCATTACCATTTTTACCCTATACGGTTGAGCGGCGGCTGCTTGACGGTCGCCCTTATCTACTGGACTGCGACGATGCTTGGTTTCACCGCTACGACCAACATCACAACCCACTGGTACGCGGACTGCTGGGACGCAAGATCGATCGTCTTATGGCAGGCTCCGCCTGTGTTCTCGCCGGCAATCACTACGTTGCCGAGCGCGCCAGAGCCAGCGGTGCGGCTTCCGTTGAAATTTTGCCCACGACGCTGGATGTCGGAGCCTATGACAATCTACCGCCGCCAGACCGCACACCGGCAACGGTCGGTTGGATCGGTGCACCTCAGAATTGTGCTTATCTGACACCCCTCGTACCGGCACTAAAAACGCTCCAGGCCAAAGAGGGCCTGCGTTTGCGTGTGGTGAGCGCGAGCAAGCCAGACCTGGGAGGGTTGGATTTCGATTTCGAACCCTGGAACGAGACTACCGAAATCGCCTCTATCGGGCGCTTCGACATCGGCATCATGCCACTCCCCGACAGCCCCTGGGAGCGCGGCAAATCTGGCTTTAAACTGGTACAGTACATGGCTGCGGGCCGCGCGGCGATAGCCTCGCCGGTCGGGGAGAATCGCTCGATTCTTGCCGACCCGTCGCTTGGTATTCTCGCTTCCAGCCCCGCTGAATGGAAAACCGCCCTTGCAGCGCTTGCACAATCGGCTGAGTGGCGCCTAGCCATGGGCCGCGCCGCCAGAACCAAAGCCCGAGCGACCTATGATCGCAGTCTCGCCGCGGACCGGTTGGCAACAATCATCGGGGCGCTGTGA
- the rfbD gene encoding dTDP-4-dehydrorhamnose reductase — protein sequence MSERPKILVLGVQGQLASALRPLLAGQSDRRAIFLGRPELDVADSVRLRAEILAHSPAVIVNATAYTAVDRAESEPAAAYAVNRDAVAVMGETAERLGAAVVHVSTDYVFDGRATRPYRESDITNPQGVYGASKLAGEEALAASCARHVILRTAWLYGASGSNFLRTMLRLANERDSLAVVDDQQGCPTAVRELAAAIGIIIERIIGQDAAFGLYHFCGAGGPVTWFDFASEIFCQTAGYGLPTPRLERTTTAAFGAPAPRPAYSLLDCRRIESVFGVTRNDWREALATVLAELAAAQAGPATGLDISKETLG from the coding sequence GTGTCTGAGCGCCCGAAAATTCTTGTCCTTGGGGTGCAGGGACAACTGGCCAGCGCTTTGCGGCCGCTTTTGGCCGGTCAATCTGACAGGCGGGCTATCTTCCTGGGGCGTCCTGAACTGGATGTCGCAGATAGCGTTCGTCTGCGGGCGGAGATACTGGCGCATTCTCCGGCGGTTATCGTCAACGCGACGGCCTATACGGCGGTCGACCGGGCAGAAAGCGAACCTGCGGCCGCATACGCTGTTAACCGCGACGCCGTGGCGGTCATGGGTGAAACGGCAGAGCGTCTTGGCGCAGCCGTTGTTCATGTCTCGACGGACTATGTTTTCGACGGCCGAGCGACACGGCCCTACCGCGAGTCCGATATCACCAATCCGCAAGGCGTTTATGGCGCCAGCAAACTGGCGGGCGAGGAAGCGCTGGCGGCGAGCTGCGCGCGCCATGTCATTCTCCGCACAGCTTGGCTCTATGGAGCCAGCGGATCTAATTTTTTGCGCACGATGCTGCGATTGGCGAATGAACGCGATAGCCTAGCGGTCGTGGACGACCAGCAGGGCTGTCCGACCGCGGTTCGGGAACTGGCGGCGGCCATCGGCATCATAATCGAACGTATTATCGGCCAGGACGCCGCGTTCGGACTCTATCACTTCTGCGGGGCAGGGGGCCCTGTGACTTGGTTTGACTTTGCATCTGAGATTTTCTGTCAGACGGCAGGCTATGGTTTGCCGACACCTAGATTGGAACGCACAACGACGGCGGCCTTTGGCGCGCCTGCGCCCAGACCTGCATACTCATTGCTGGATTGCAGGCGGATAGAGAGTGTGTTCGGTGTCACTCGAAACGATTGGCGCGAAGCGCTGGCCACCGTGCTGGCCGAGCTTGCCGCTGCGCAGGCTGGGCCTGCGACGGGTTTGGATATATCCAAGGAGACATTGGGATGA